In a genomic window of Desulfosporosinus sp. Sb-LF:
- a CDS encoding pyridoxal-phosphate dependent enzyme, with product MKNLIDLTINEEQLKKTVQSVKEKNVVIPTLAQMKDPNKIPATVKEKLKKTGLWDVDPINLFRISWKNEPVKESGLYNKLPNYVEIPPEISGVKARIIAMAGKYFPTGAHKVGASFACLVPRLVTGQFDPKYHEAVWPSTGNYCRGGAYNSALLGCKSIAILPENMSKERFEWLKTVAGEVIATPGCESNVKEIYDKTWELRRTRDNVVIFNQFGELGNHLWHYEVTGNAMDEIIKAEAGSKGRLAGVCLTSGSAGTLGSGDYLKDQYPNAKIAVGEALQCPTLLNNGFGDHRIEGIGDKHIPWIHNVKNTDMVIAIDDNDSLGMFRLFNEPAGQDYLREQGISEEVISKLSWVGISGAANILSCIKFAKYYELTEDDIVITVLTDSAEMYQSRLQEMQAERGKEYTSLNAAVDHNRNVLGVRTDSMEELTYQSKKRIHNLKYYTWIEQQEYDLDELNAQWYDYDEYWGKLHQMGPDLDKLIERFNEQTGLTSK from the coding sequence ATGAAAAACTTGATCGATTTAACCATTAATGAGGAACAACTTAAAAAAACGGTGCAGAGTGTTAAAGAAAAAAACGTCGTAATCCCAACTCTAGCTCAGATGAAGGATCCTAATAAGATACCTGCAACTGTAAAAGAGAAGTTGAAGAAGACTGGGTTATGGGACGTGGACCCCATTAATTTATTTAGAATCTCTTGGAAAAACGAACCGGTCAAAGAAAGCGGATTATACAATAAATTACCAAATTATGTAGAGATCCCGCCTGAAATCTCAGGTGTTAAAGCAAGGATTATTGCTATGGCGGGGAAATATTTTCCGACAGGCGCGCACAAAGTTGGAGCAAGTTTTGCTTGTTTAGTTCCTCGTTTAGTGACTGGACAATTTGATCCAAAATATCATGAAGCTGTTTGGCCTTCAACAGGTAACTACTGTCGAGGCGGAGCGTATAATTCAGCGTTATTAGGCTGTAAGTCAATTGCTATTTTACCGGAAAATATGAGTAAAGAGCGTTTCGAATGGCTTAAAACAGTCGCCGGTGAAGTTATTGCGACGCCTGGTTGTGAAAGTAACGTGAAGGAAATTTATGATAAAACTTGGGAACTAAGAAGAACCCGAGATAATGTTGTGATTTTTAATCAATTCGGAGAACTTGGCAATCATTTATGGCATTATGAAGTCACGGGTAATGCCATGGATGAGATTATCAAAGCAGAAGCCGGTTCAAAGGGCAGACTTGCAGGGGTATGTTTAACTTCAGGTTCTGCTGGCACACTTGGTAGCGGAGATTACTTGAAAGATCAATATCCGAATGCTAAAATTGCAGTGGGTGAAGCACTACAATGTCCAACGTTACTAAATAACGGTTTTGGCGACCATAGAATTGAAGGTATTGGGGATAAACATATACCTTGGATTCATAATGTTAAGAATACCGATATGGTGATCGCGATTGATGACAATGATAGTTTGGGCATGTTCCGTCTCTTTAATGAACCTGCTGGGCAGGACTATCTAAGAGAACAAGGGATTTCTGAAGAGGTCATTTCCAAGCTTTCCTGGGTAGGGATTTCTGGTGCAGCTAATATTCTATCCTGCATCAAATTTGCAAAATACTACGAGCTGACAGAGGATGATATTGTCATAACAGTCCTCACAGACTCTGCGGAAATGTATCAGTCGAGATTGCAAGAAATGCAAGCTGAGAGAGGTAAAGAGTATACTTCCCTGAATGCGGCCGTTGATCACAACAGAAATGTTTTGGGTGTTAGAACCGACAGTATGGAAGAGTTAACGTACCAAAGCAAAAAGCGCATTCATAACCTCAAGTATTACACTTGGATTGAACAACAAGAGTATGATCTGGATGAGCTGAATGCACAATGGTACGATTATGATGAATACTGGGGTAAGTTACATCAAATGGGGCCAGATCTCGATAAACTAATCGAACGATTCAATGAACAAACGGGCTTGACAAGCAAATAA
- the thrC gene encoding threonine synthase, producing MKNVLGLRCVQCGKEHLAEAGTYTCPTCGSKGGIMDVEYDYKEINRLTSREQISQSKDNSIFRYLPFLPIRPDSARPHLRVGWSPLYKPQGLGKSLGMSNLYIKDDGQNPTASLKDRASIIAVIKAVEEKAPTVAASSTGNAASSLAGSAAAMGIKSVIFVPSRAPQGKIAQLLVFGATVISVQGSYEDTFRLSAEAIDRFGWYNRNAAINPYLVEGKKTVALEIAEQLNWEVPDWVILSVGDGCTIAGVWKGFKDLYQAGWIERLPKIAGVQSTGCCPLVDAFLEDRPWRPKEENTIADSIAVGVPRNPDKALNAVRESGGTMVAVSDEAILDAMRELGRTSGIFGEPAGVTGTAGLKVLVEKGIIGTDEKVVSIVTGNGLKDVSNAIKAVGEPIKVEPSLKELLVKLDGKI from the coding sequence TTGAAAAACGTATTGGGATTACGCTGTGTTCAATGTGGCAAGGAACATCTTGCTGAGGCAGGGACGTATACTTGCCCGACTTGCGGCTCAAAGGGCGGGATCATGGATGTCGAATACGACTATAAAGAGATTAATCGACTGACCTCTCGTGAGCAAATAAGTCAATCAAAAGATAATTCCATCTTTCGCTATCTACCTTTTCTGCCGATTCGTCCTGATTCTGCCCGCCCCCATCTGAGAGTGGGCTGGAGCCCTCTTTACAAACCTCAAGGGCTGGGCAAGAGTTTGGGAATGAGTAACCTTTATATCAAAGACGATGGACAGAATCCGACCGCTTCCTTGAAAGATCGGGCCTCGATTATTGCTGTCATTAAAGCAGTCGAGGAAAAGGCCCCGACGGTTGCCGCTTCTTCGACGGGTAATGCGGCCTCATCATTGGCCGGAAGCGCTGCTGCTATGGGAATAAAATCAGTTATCTTTGTCCCAAGTCGCGCACCACAAGGAAAGATTGCCCAGTTGCTGGTCTTCGGCGCAACGGTGATCAGTGTTCAGGGGTCTTATGAAGATACCTTTAGACTTTCTGCAGAGGCGATTGATCGCTTCGGTTGGTATAATAGAAATGCAGCGATAAATCCTTACCTTGTTGAAGGTAAAAAGACGGTTGCGTTGGAAATCGCGGAGCAGTTAAATTGGGAAGTGCCTGACTGGGTGATCCTTTCCGTTGGGGACGGTTGCACCATAGCGGGGGTTTGGAAAGGTTTTAAGGATCTCTATCAAGCTGGGTGGATCGAACGCTTGCCTAAAATTGCGGGAGTTCAGTCAACAGGATGTTGTCCACTCGTCGATGCCTTCTTGGAAGATCGCCCTTGGCGTCCAAAGGAAGAGAACACAATCGCTGATAGTATTGCCGTCGGAGTGCCGCGCAACCCAGATAAGGCCTTAAACGCTGTTCGCGAATCGGGTGGTACAATGGTTGCTGTATCCGATGAGGCGATCTTGGATGCGATGCGCGAGTTAGGTCGAACTAGTGGTATTTTCGGGGAACCAGCAGGTGTGACAGGAACAGCGGGGCTTAAAGTTTTGGTGGAAAAAGGAATTATAGGAACCGATGAAAAAGTGGTTTCTATTGTCACCGGTAATGGATTAAAGGATGTAAGCAATGCAATTAAGGCTGTGGGTGAGCCCATCAAAGTCGAGCCTTCATTGAAAGAACTGTTGGTGAAGTTGGATGGCAAGATCTAA
- the preA gene encoding NAD-dependent dihydropyrimidine dehydrogenase subunit PreA: protein MPVDLSVDFCGLRLENPFILAPSPSTDHLDLLIQAFEAGWAGAVLKTVAVGSNIVSRVFPLVMSIEHEAGFLGLQNIDLVSEHSVEHIEQNVRSLKKRFPTKIVIPSIMASTKEDWQSLAKRFADAGADIIECSIWCPHGAEWGLCTRVQEPVGTEQIARWVKEAVGDVPVVIKLSAQDSDIIATAEAVQRSGADGVCAINTIKSITGVNLDTLIPYPNVAGLSTYGGLSGPAIKPIALRCTAEIAQKVDLDIAGSGGITTWQDSAEFLLLGASTLQVCTAVLRFGIGIIGEFILGLDGWMEEKGFQSMTDVIGRSLPYLVEHSQLPRGIQVVSHIRTEDCDGCGSCYTACRTGGHEAIALVEGLPQVIRSECIGCGLCRAMCSAKAITLIRPV, encoded by the coding sequence ATGCCAGTCGATTTATCGGTAGATTTTTGCGGACTTAGACTAGAAAACCCTTTTATCTTGGCTCCCTCGCCTAGTACAGATCATCTCGATCTCTTAATACAGGCTTTCGAAGCCGGTTGGGCTGGGGCTGTGTTGAAGACGGTCGCAGTAGGTTCCAATATAGTGAGTCGTGTTTTTCCTTTGGTCATGAGTATTGAACATGAGGCTGGTTTTTTAGGCCTGCAGAACATAGATCTCGTTTCTGAACATTCGGTAGAGCACATAGAACAAAACGTGAGAAGTTTAAAAAAACGTTTTCCAACTAAAATAGTAATCCCCAGTATCATGGCTAGCACCAAGGAAGATTGGCAATCCCTGGCCAAAAGGTTTGCCGATGCGGGAGCAGACATTATAGAGTGTAGTATTTGGTGTCCGCATGGAGCGGAATGGGGTTTATGTACTAGGGTTCAAGAGCCCGTTGGTACAGAGCAAATCGCTCGTTGGGTGAAGGAAGCTGTCGGAGACGTTCCCGTTGTCATCAAATTATCAGCACAGGATTCCGACATCATTGCCACAGCCGAAGCCGTACAACGTAGTGGAGCTGATGGAGTGTGTGCTATAAATACCATAAAAAGTATAACTGGCGTTAACCTAGATACCTTGATTCCTTACCCCAATGTAGCCGGGCTTTCAACCTACGGAGGCCTTTCTGGGCCAGCTATAAAACCAATTGCTTTGCGTTGTACTGCGGAGATCGCGCAAAAAGTGGATCTGGATATCGCGGGAAGCGGTGGGATTACCACTTGGCAAGATAGTGCTGAATTCCTTCTTCTTGGAGCGAGCACCTTACAAGTTTGCACTGCGGTCTTGCGTTTCGGTATAGGAATCATTGGAGAGTTTATACTAGGATTGGACGGCTGGATGGAGGAAAAAGGTTTCCAGAGTATGACGGATGTTATAGGACGTTCATTACCTTACTTAGTTGAACATTCTCAGCTTCCAAGGGGTATTCAAGTTGTTTCACATATTCGGACAGAAGACTGCGATGGCTGTGGTAGTTGTTATACCGCGTGTAGAACAGGTGGGCATGAAGCAATTGCTTTAGTCGAAGGACTTCCACAGGTTATCAGGAGTGAATGTATAGGGTGCGGTCTTTGTCGGGCGATGTGTTCCGCAAAGGCCATAACTTTAATTCGACCCGTTTGA
- the ssnA gene encoding putative aminohydrolase SsnA — protein sequence MLLIGNGTVLTLGKRNQVIPNGAVLIQESKVQEIGSTQDLKTRFPDARFIDAHGKLIMPGMINTHMHLYSTFARGMDSKSKSPENFRDILEGLWWKLDKLLSLEDVYYSALTPLIECIKTGTTTIIDHHASPMAITGSLSTLAKAAKEMGIRAAFCYEVSDRDGDQIAQEGIKENADFIAACQAQPDSMVAGMFGLHASLTLSDQTLAASSESAKRLGAGFHVHVAEGIEDVEDCLAKHGMRVVERLNKFGVLGPKSIAAHCVHINDHEIGLLKASKTQVVHNPESNMGNAVGVTPVLKMLSEGVLVGLGTDGYTCDMFESAKVENVLQKHAAANPSVAWAEVPQMLYANNPQIASGLFGGTFGELSEGAWADVIVVDYVPPTPMDANNWSGHLLFGVSGHCVETTVINGRVRMLDRKLIDIDEEAICARSRELAQDIWKRI from the coding sequence ATGCTACTAATTGGTAATGGTACAGTTTTAACCCTCGGCAAACGTAATCAAGTGATTCCAAATGGCGCCGTTCTAATTCAAGAAAGTAAGGTGCAAGAAATCGGATCAACGCAAGATCTAAAAACACGCTTTCCTGACGCGAGGTTTATCGATGCTCATGGTAAGCTGATTATGCCGGGGATGATCAATACCCACATGCATCTCTACAGCACCTTTGCTCGGGGAATGGATTCCAAAAGTAAATCACCCGAAAACTTTCGCGATATATTAGAAGGACTTTGGTGGAAACTTGATAAATTGCTTTCGCTCGAGGATGTTTATTATAGCGCACTGACTCCTTTGATTGAGTGCATCAAAACAGGTACAACGACGATTATTGATCATCATGCTAGCCCTATGGCTATCACGGGAAGCTTGTCCACCCTTGCCAAGGCGGCTAAAGAAATGGGAATTCGTGCAGCTTTTTGTTATGAGGTTTCTGATCGAGATGGGGATCAAATAGCACAAGAAGGCATTAAGGAAAATGCTGACTTCATTGCGGCTTGTCAGGCTCAGCCGGATTCCATGGTTGCTGGGATGTTTGGGCTCCATGCTTCGTTAACGTTATCAGATCAAACCTTGGCTGCGAGTAGTGAATCAGCCAAACGGCTCGGAGCAGGTTTTCATGTTCATGTTGCCGAAGGGATTGAAGATGTGGAAGACTGTCTCGCGAAACACGGAATGCGTGTGGTGGAACGTTTGAATAAATTTGGCGTCCTGGGACCCAAGAGCATCGCAGCGCACTGCGTGCATATTAATGATCATGAAATTGGACTGCTTAAGGCTTCAAAAACTCAAGTTGTGCATAACCCTGAATCAAATATGGGCAACGCTGTAGGAGTCACTCCAGTTCTTAAAATGCTAAGCGAAGGGGTCTTAGTGGGACTGGGAACGGATGGGTATACCTGCGATATGTTCGAAAGTGCTAAAGTGGAAAATGTACTCCAAAAACATGCGGCAGCCAATCCTAGTGTGGCTTGGGCTGAAGTTCCGCAAATGCTTTATGCAAATAACCCGCAGATCGCTTCAGGCCTTTTCGGCGGGACGTTCGGCGAATTGAGTGAAGGAGCATGGGCGGATGTCATCGTGGTTGATTATGTGCCGCCAACCCCCATGGATGCGAACAATTGGAGCGGACACCTTCTATTTGGCGTTTCGGGGCACTGTGTTGAAACGACGGTTATTAATGGGCGCGTGCGCATGCTCGACAGAAAACTCATAGATATTGACGAAGAAGCCATCTGTGCCCGTTCAAGGGAATTGGCGCAGGACATTTGGAAGAGAATTTGA